A region from the Lutra lutra chromosome 1, mLutLut1.2, whole genome shotgun sequence genome encodes:
- the ADGRE5 gene encoding adhesion G protein-coupled receptor E5 isoform X7 yields MEPYWVQALCQGLQRCKWTGVLPRELTVWRGCGQTVSELPRQFRGGSWASLCPPPPPPLHKVPASQPRDTTQLPSLGRLDSPAYALPPQPAVQTMGGPRRCSFLLLLQVLGIFLILLEAGSQKTSDCARWCPPNSTCVNATACRCSPGFSSSSGVIFTSLLESCDDINECRSLSAVSCGKFADCQNTEGSYYCTCIPGYELPSGARMFKNESENRCQDVNECTSGQNPCHSSTHCLNNIGGYKCRCRPGWKPIPGSPDGPNNTVCEDVDECSSEQPMCHESTICINTVGSYKCRCRRGWELKPGFQNKQPNTTCEEMSFPNWTPPPGKKTQSMSHFFERVQRLRRDFKPALAPDTMKDLIQLMDTMLETPRDLETLSLTERHCMATDYLLGLETVLRMLAKAMPGASFTYVSPSDTELSLMIQEHGDGDGNITIGQSHARMLLNWDVATGAKDSGPTVMGILSSWNMRNLLANASLKLETEKKVELSKIHQSTVHGAQAEIVSAVSLVFLSNTNTEKLDSPVTFSHRVNPQQEETPGPRQELICAFWKSDNRSGHWATTGCRTLGTRNGSTTCQCNHLSSFAILMAHYDIEDPKLALITKVGLAVSLVCLLLCILTFLLVRPIQGSRTTVHLHLCICLFVGSAIFLAGIENKEGSIQKVGLRCRLVAGLLHYFFLAAFCWMSLEGVELYFLVVRVFQGQGLSKWQLCLIGYGVPLLIVGVSAAVKSDGYGRNNYCWLNPEGGFLWSFVGPVTLIVLCNAVIFVTTVWKLTQKFSEINPDLKKLKKARVLTITAMAQLFVLGCTWGFGFFLFNPQSWLLSYTFTILNCLQGFFLFVLHCLLNKKVREEYRRWAGRVTGNKYSEFTTSMTGTSHNQTQAHKPSESGM; encoded by the exons ATGGAGCCTTACTGGGTgcaggctctgtgccagggacTGCAGAGATGCAAATGGACCGGAGTCCTGCCCCGGGAACTGACAGTCTGGCGGGGGTGTGGGCAGACAGTAAGCGAG CTGCCCCGCCAGTTCCGGGGAGGGTCCTGGGCCAGCCTctgtcctccacccccacccccccttcataaagtcccagccagccagcctcgGGACACCACGCAGCTGCCCAGCCTGGGGAGACTGGACAGCCCTGCCTATGCTCTGCCTCCCCAGCCGGCAGTTCAGACCATGGGAGGCCCCCGCCGCTgcagcttccttctcctccttcaag tGCTGGGTATCTTCCTGATTCTGTTGGAAGCTGGGTCCCAGAAAACCAGTG ACTGTGCTCGCTGGTGCCCTCCGAATTCCACGTGTGTCAATGCCACCGCCTGCCGTTGTTCCCCGGGATTCAGTTCTTCTTCCGGGGTGATCTTCACCAGCCTCTTGGAGAGCTGTGATG ACATTAATGAGTGCAGATCACTCTCGGCAGTGTCCTGTGGAAAATTTGCAGATTGCCAGAACACAGAGGGGAGCTACTACTGCACATGCATTCCAGGATATGAGCTTCCTTCTGGGGCAAGAATGTTCAAAAATGAGAGTGAGAACAGGTGTCAAG ATGTGAATGAATGCACGTCGGGGCAGAACCCATGCCACAGCTCCACCCACTGCCTCAACAACATTGGGGGCTACAAGTGCCGCTGCCGCCCTGGCTGGAAGCCCATTCCTGGGTCCCCTGATGGCCCAAACAACACCGTCTGTGAAG ATGTGGATGAGTGCAGCTCCGAGCAGCCTATGTGCCATGAGTCCACCATCTGCATCAACACCGTGGGCTCGTACAAGTGCCGCTGCCGCCGGGGCTGGGAGCTCAAACCCGGATTCCAGAATAAGCAGCCCAACACCACCTGTGAAG AGATGTCCTTCCCCAACTGGACCCCACCCCCCGGAAAAAAGACCCAG agcatgTCCCACTTCTTTGAAAGAGTCCAACGTCTGCGCAGAGACTTCAAGCCAGCCTTGGCTCCGGACACCATGAAG GATCTCATCCAGTTAATGGATACGATGCTGGAGACTCCCAGGGATCTGGAGACCCTGTCCCTGACTGAGAGGCACTGCATGGCCACCGACTACCTCTTGGGCCTTGAAACAGTCCTGAGAATGCTGGCCAAGGCCATGCCGGGAGCCTCCTTCACCTATGTTTCCCCTTCAGACACAG AGCTATCCCTGATGATCCAGGAgcatggggatggggatggaaaCATCACCATTGGTCAGAGCCATGCACGGATGCTGCTAAACTGGGATGTGGCGACTGGAGCCAAGGATTCGG GCCCCACCGTGATGGGCATCCTCTCCAGCTGGAACATGCGGAACTTGCTGGCCAACGCCTCCCTGAAGCTGGAGACTGAGAAGAAAGTTGAGCTGAGCAAGATCCACCAAAGTACAGTCCACGGTGCCCAGGCTGAGATCGTGTCGGCAGTCAGCTTGGTCTTTCTGAGCAACACGAACACAGAGAAACTTGACTCCCCTGTCACCTTCTCCCACAGAGTGAATCCTCAG CAGGAGGAGACACCTGGGCCACGGCAGGAGCTGATCTGTGCATTCTGGAAGAGTGACAACAGGAGCGGGCACTGGGCCACCACAGGCTGCCGAACTCTGGGCACCAGGAATGGCAGCACCACCTGCCAGTGCAACCACCTGAGCAGCTTTGCCATCCTCATGGCCCACTATGACATAGAG GACCCGAAGTTGGCCTTGATCACCAAGGTGGGGCTGGCGGTGTCGCTAGTCTGCCTGCTGTTGTGCATTCTCACCTTCCTGCTGGTGCGGCCCATCCAGGGCTCACGCACCACCGTGCACCTGCACCTCTGCATCTGCCTTTTTGTGGGCTCCGCCATCTTCCTGGCCGGCATCGAGAACAAGGAAGGAAGCATCCAAAAG GTGGGGCTGCGCTGCCGCCTGGTGGCGGGACTGCTGCATTACTTCTTCCTGGCCGCTTTCTGCTGGATGAGCCTCGAGGGAGTAGAGCTCTACTTCCTGGTGGTGCGGGTGTTCCAGGGACAGGGCCTGAGCAAGTGGCAGCTCTGCCTGATCGGCTACGGGGTGCCCCTGCTCATCGTGGGTGTCTCCGCGGCCGTCAAAAGTGACGGCTATGGCCGCAACAACTA TTGCTGGTTGAACCCTGAAGGTGGCTTCCTCTGGAGTTTCGTGGGACCTGTGACCCTCATCGTTCTG TGCAATGCTGTGATCTTCGTGACTACTGTCTGGAAGCTCACACAGAAGTTTTCTGAGATCAACCCAGACCTGAAGAAACTAAAGAAGGCCCG GGTGCTGACCATCACGGCTATGGCTCAGCTCTTTGTGCTGGGCTGCACCTGGGGCTTTGGCTTCTTCCTCTTCAACCCGCAGAGCTGGCTGTTGAGCTACACCTTCACCATCCTCAACTGCCTGCAAGGCTTCTTCCTCTTCGTGCTCCACTGCCTGCTCAACAAGAAG GTAAGGGAGGAGTATAGAAGGTGGGCCGGCAGGGTCACAGGGAACAAGTACTCGGAGTTCACCACATCCATGACTGGCACCAGCCACAATCAGACCCAG GCCCACAAGCCCTCCGAGTCCGGTATGTGA
- the ADGRE5 gene encoding adhesion G protein-coupled receptor E5 isoform X6, translating to MEPYWVQALCQGLQRCKWTGVLPRELTVWRGCGQTVSELPRQFRGGSWASLCPPPPPPLHKVPASQPRDTTQLPSLGRLDSPAYALPPQPAVQTMGGPRRCSFLLLLQVLGIFLILLEAGSQKTSDCARWCPPNSTCVNATACRCSPGFSSSSGVIFTSLLESCDDINECRSLSAVSCGKFADCQNTEGSYYCTCIPGYELPSGARMFKNESENRCQDVDECQQKPRICKSRGICTNTQGSYTCECPPGLQLNPGDPNLCTDVNECTSGQNPCHSSTHCLNNIGGYKCRCRPGWKPIPGSPDGPNNTVCEDVDECSSEQPMCHESTICINTVGSYKCRCRRGWELKPGFQNKQPNTTCEEMSFPNWTPPPGKKTQSMSHFFERVQRLRRDFKPALAPDTMKDLIQLMDTMLETPRDLETLSLTERHCMATDYLLGLETVLRMLAKAMPGASFTYVSPSDTELSLMIQEHGDGDGNITIGQSHARMLLNWDVATGAKDSGPTVMGILSSWNMRNLLANASLKLETEKKVELSKIHQSTVHGAQAEIVSAVSLVFLSNTNTEKLDSPVTFSHREETPGPRQELICAFWKSDNRSGHWATTGCRTLGTRNGSTTCQCNHLSSFAILMAHYDIEDPKLALITKVGLAVSLVCLLLCILTFLLVRPIQGSRTTVHLHLCICLFVGSAIFLAGIENKEGSIQKVGLRCRLVAGLLHYFFLAAFCWMSLEGVELYFLVVRVFQGQGLSKWQLCLIGYGVPLLIVGVSAAVKSDGYGRNNYCWLNPEGGFLWSFVGPVTLIVLCNAVIFVTTVWKLTQKFSEINPDLKKLKKARVLTITAMAQLFVLGCTWGFGFFLFNPQSWLLSYTFTILNCLQGFFLFVLHCLLNKKVREEYRRWAGRVTGNKYSEFTTSMTGTSHNQTQAHKPSESGM from the exons ATGGAGCCTTACTGGGTgcaggctctgtgccagggacTGCAGAGATGCAAATGGACCGGAGTCCTGCCCCGGGAACTGACAGTCTGGCGGGGGTGTGGGCAGACAGTAAGCGAG CTGCCCCGCCAGTTCCGGGGAGGGTCCTGGGCCAGCCTctgtcctccacccccacccccccttcataaagtcccagccagccagcctcgGGACACCACGCAGCTGCCCAGCCTGGGGAGACTGGACAGCCCTGCCTATGCTCTGCCTCCCCAGCCGGCAGTTCAGACCATGGGAGGCCCCCGCCGCTgcagcttccttctcctccttcaag tGCTGGGTATCTTCCTGATTCTGTTGGAAGCTGGGTCCCAGAAAACCAGTG ACTGTGCTCGCTGGTGCCCTCCGAATTCCACGTGTGTCAATGCCACCGCCTGCCGTTGTTCCCCGGGATTCAGTTCTTCTTCCGGGGTGATCTTCACCAGCCTCTTGGAGAGCTGTGATG ACATTAATGAGTGCAGATCACTCTCGGCAGTGTCCTGTGGAAAATTTGCAGATTGCCAGAACACAGAGGGGAGCTACTACTGCACATGCATTCCAGGATATGAGCTTCCTTCTGGGGCAAGAATGTTCAAAAATGAGAGTGAGAACAGGTGTCAAG ATGTGGACGAATGTCAGCAGAAACCCCGAATCTGTAAAAGCCGGGGCATCTGCACCAACACCCAGGGCAGCTACACCTGCGAGTGCCCGCCCGGCTTGCAGCTCAACCCGGGTGACCCAAATCTGTGCACAG ATGTGAATGAATGCACGTCGGGGCAGAACCCATGCCACAGCTCCACCCACTGCCTCAACAACATTGGGGGCTACAAGTGCCGCTGCCGCCCTGGCTGGAAGCCCATTCCTGGGTCCCCTGATGGCCCAAACAACACCGTCTGTGAAG ATGTGGATGAGTGCAGCTCCGAGCAGCCTATGTGCCATGAGTCCACCATCTGCATCAACACCGTGGGCTCGTACAAGTGCCGCTGCCGCCGGGGCTGGGAGCTCAAACCCGGATTCCAGAATAAGCAGCCCAACACCACCTGTGAAG AGATGTCCTTCCCCAACTGGACCCCACCCCCCGGAAAAAAGACCCAG agcatgTCCCACTTCTTTGAAAGAGTCCAACGTCTGCGCAGAGACTTCAAGCCAGCCTTGGCTCCGGACACCATGAAG GATCTCATCCAGTTAATGGATACGATGCTGGAGACTCCCAGGGATCTGGAGACCCTGTCCCTGACTGAGAGGCACTGCATGGCCACCGACTACCTCTTGGGCCTTGAAACAGTCCTGAGAATGCTGGCCAAGGCCATGCCGGGAGCCTCCTTCACCTATGTTTCCCCTTCAGACACAG AGCTATCCCTGATGATCCAGGAgcatggggatggggatggaaaCATCACCATTGGTCAGAGCCATGCACGGATGCTGCTAAACTGGGATGTGGCGACTGGAGCCAAGGATTCGG GCCCCACCGTGATGGGCATCCTCTCCAGCTGGAACATGCGGAACTTGCTGGCCAACGCCTCCCTGAAGCTGGAGACTGAGAAGAAAGTTGAGCTGAGCAAGATCCACCAAAGTACAGTCCACGGTGCCCAGGCTGAGATCGTGTCGGCAGTCAGCTTGGTCTTTCTGAGCAACACGAACACAGAGAAACTTGACTCCCCTGTCACCTTCTCCCACAGA GAGGAGACACCTGGGCCACGGCAGGAGCTGATCTGTGCATTCTGGAAGAGTGACAACAGGAGCGGGCACTGGGCCACCACAGGCTGCCGAACTCTGGGCACCAGGAATGGCAGCACCACCTGCCAGTGCAACCACCTGAGCAGCTTTGCCATCCTCATGGCCCACTATGACATAGAG GACCCGAAGTTGGCCTTGATCACCAAGGTGGGGCTGGCGGTGTCGCTAGTCTGCCTGCTGTTGTGCATTCTCACCTTCCTGCTGGTGCGGCCCATCCAGGGCTCACGCACCACCGTGCACCTGCACCTCTGCATCTGCCTTTTTGTGGGCTCCGCCATCTTCCTGGCCGGCATCGAGAACAAGGAAGGAAGCATCCAAAAG GTGGGGCTGCGCTGCCGCCTGGTGGCGGGACTGCTGCATTACTTCTTCCTGGCCGCTTTCTGCTGGATGAGCCTCGAGGGAGTAGAGCTCTACTTCCTGGTGGTGCGGGTGTTCCAGGGACAGGGCCTGAGCAAGTGGCAGCTCTGCCTGATCGGCTACGGGGTGCCCCTGCTCATCGTGGGTGTCTCCGCGGCCGTCAAAAGTGACGGCTATGGCCGCAACAACTA TTGCTGGTTGAACCCTGAAGGTGGCTTCCTCTGGAGTTTCGTGGGACCTGTGACCCTCATCGTTCTG TGCAATGCTGTGATCTTCGTGACTACTGTCTGGAAGCTCACACAGAAGTTTTCTGAGATCAACCCAGACCTGAAGAAACTAAAGAAGGCCCG GGTGCTGACCATCACGGCTATGGCTCAGCTCTTTGTGCTGGGCTGCACCTGGGGCTTTGGCTTCTTCCTCTTCAACCCGCAGAGCTGGCTGTTGAGCTACACCTTCACCATCCTCAACTGCCTGCAAGGCTTCTTCCTCTTCGTGCTCCACTGCCTGCTCAACAAGAAG GTAAGGGAGGAGTATAGAAGGTGGGCCGGCAGGGTCACAGGGAACAAGTACTCGGAGTTCACCACATCCATGACTGGCACCAGCCACAATCAGACCCAG GCCCACAAGCCCTCCGAGTCCGGTATGTGA
- the ADGRE5 gene encoding adhesion G protein-coupled receptor E5 isoform X5 — translation MEPYWVQALCQGLQRCKWTGVLPRELTVWRGCGQTVSELPRQFRGGSWASLCPPPPPPLHKVPASQPRDTTQLPSLGRLDSPAYALPPQPAVQTMGGPRRCSFLLLLQVLGIFLILLEAGSQKTSDCARWCPPNSTCVNATACRCSPGFSSSSGVIFTSLLESCDDINECRSLSAVSCGKFADCQNTEGSYYCTCIPGYELPSGARMFKNESENRCQDVDECQQKPRICKSRGICTNTQGSYTCECPPGLQLNPGDPNLCTDVNECTSGQNPCHSSTHCLNNIGGYKCRCRPGWKPIPGSPDGPNNTVCEDVDECSSEQPMCHESTICINTVGSYKCRCRRGWELKPGFQNKQPNTTCEEMSFPNWTPPPGKKTQSMSHFFERVQRLRRDFKPALAPDTMKDLIQLMDTMLETPRDLETLSLTERHCMATDYLLGLETVLRMLAKAMPGASFTYVSPSDTELSLMIQEHGDGDGNITIGQSHARMLLNWDVATGAKDSGPTVMGILSSWNMRNLLANASLKLETEKKVELSKIHQSTVHGAQAEIVSAVSLVFLSNTNTEKLDSPVTFSHRQEETPGPRQELICAFWKSDNRSGHWATTGCRTLGTRNGSTTCQCNHLSSFAILMAHYDIEDPKLALITKVGLAVSLVCLLLCILTFLLVRPIQGSRTTVHLHLCICLFVGSAIFLAGIENKEGSIQKVGLRCRLVAGLLHYFFLAAFCWMSLEGVELYFLVVRVFQGQGLSKWQLCLIGYGVPLLIVGVSAAVKSDGYGRNNYCWLNPEGGFLWSFVGPVTLIVLCNAVIFVTTVWKLTQKFSEINPDLKKLKKARVLTITAMAQLFVLGCTWGFGFFLFNPQSWLLSYTFTILNCLQGFFLFVLHCLLNKKVREEYRRWAGRVTGNKYSEFTTSMTGTSHNQTQAHKPSESGM, via the exons ATGGAGCCTTACTGGGTgcaggctctgtgccagggacTGCAGAGATGCAAATGGACCGGAGTCCTGCCCCGGGAACTGACAGTCTGGCGGGGGTGTGGGCAGACAGTAAGCGAG CTGCCCCGCCAGTTCCGGGGAGGGTCCTGGGCCAGCCTctgtcctccacccccacccccccttcataaagtcccagccagccagcctcgGGACACCACGCAGCTGCCCAGCCTGGGGAGACTGGACAGCCCTGCCTATGCTCTGCCTCCCCAGCCGGCAGTTCAGACCATGGGAGGCCCCCGCCGCTgcagcttccttctcctccttcaag tGCTGGGTATCTTCCTGATTCTGTTGGAAGCTGGGTCCCAGAAAACCAGTG ACTGTGCTCGCTGGTGCCCTCCGAATTCCACGTGTGTCAATGCCACCGCCTGCCGTTGTTCCCCGGGATTCAGTTCTTCTTCCGGGGTGATCTTCACCAGCCTCTTGGAGAGCTGTGATG ACATTAATGAGTGCAGATCACTCTCGGCAGTGTCCTGTGGAAAATTTGCAGATTGCCAGAACACAGAGGGGAGCTACTACTGCACATGCATTCCAGGATATGAGCTTCCTTCTGGGGCAAGAATGTTCAAAAATGAGAGTGAGAACAGGTGTCAAG ATGTGGACGAATGTCAGCAGAAACCCCGAATCTGTAAAAGCCGGGGCATCTGCACCAACACCCAGGGCAGCTACACCTGCGAGTGCCCGCCCGGCTTGCAGCTCAACCCGGGTGACCCAAATCTGTGCACAG ATGTGAATGAATGCACGTCGGGGCAGAACCCATGCCACAGCTCCACCCACTGCCTCAACAACATTGGGGGCTACAAGTGCCGCTGCCGCCCTGGCTGGAAGCCCATTCCTGGGTCCCCTGATGGCCCAAACAACACCGTCTGTGAAG ATGTGGATGAGTGCAGCTCCGAGCAGCCTATGTGCCATGAGTCCACCATCTGCATCAACACCGTGGGCTCGTACAAGTGCCGCTGCCGCCGGGGCTGGGAGCTCAAACCCGGATTCCAGAATAAGCAGCCCAACACCACCTGTGAAG AGATGTCCTTCCCCAACTGGACCCCACCCCCCGGAAAAAAGACCCAG agcatgTCCCACTTCTTTGAAAGAGTCCAACGTCTGCGCAGAGACTTCAAGCCAGCCTTGGCTCCGGACACCATGAAG GATCTCATCCAGTTAATGGATACGATGCTGGAGACTCCCAGGGATCTGGAGACCCTGTCCCTGACTGAGAGGCACTGCATGGCCACCGACTACCTCTTGGGCCTTGAAACAGTCCTGAGAATGCTGGCCAAGGCCATGCCGGGAGCCTCCTTCACCTATGTTTCCCCTTCAGACACAG AGCTATCCCTGATGATCCAGGAgcatggggatggggatggaaaCATCACCATTGGTCAGAGCCATGCACGGATGCTGCTAAACTGGGATGTGGCGACTGGAGCCAAGGATTCGG GCCCCACCGTGATGGGCATCCTCTCCAGCTGGAACATGCGGAACTTGCTGGCCAACGCCTCCCTGAAGCTGGAGACTGAGAAGAAAGTTGAGCTGAGCAAGATCCACCAAAGTACAGTCCACGGTGCCCAGGCTGAGATCGTGTCGGCAGTCAGCTTGGTCTTTCTGAGCAACACGAACACAGAGAAACTTGACTCCCCTGTCACCTTCTCCCACAGA CAGGAGGAGACACCTGGGCCACGGCAGGAGCTGATCTGTGCATTCTGGAAGAGTGACAACAGGAGCGGGCACTGGGCCACCACAGGCTGCCGAACTCTGGGCACCAGGAATGGCAGCACCACCTGCCAGTGCAACCACCTGAGCAGCTTTGCCATCCTCATGGCCCACTATGACATAGAG GACCCGAAGTTGGCCTTGATCACCAAGGTGGGGCTGGCGGTGTCGCTAGTCTGCCTGCTGTTGTGCATTCTCACCTTCCTGCTGGTGCGGCCCATCCAGGGCTCACGCACCACCGTGCACCTGCACCTCTGCATCTGCCTTTTTGTGGGCTCCGCCATCTTCCTGGCCGGCATCGAGAACAAGGAAGGAAGCATCCAAAAG GTGGGGCTGCGCTGCCGCCTGGTGGCGGGACTGCTGCATTACTTCTTCCTGGCCGCTTTCTGCTGGATGAGCCTCGAGGGAGTAGAGCTCTACTTCCTGGTGGTGCGGGTGTTCCAGGGACAGGGCCTGAGCAAGTGGCAGCTCTGCCTGATCGGCTACGGGGTGCCCCTGCTCATCGTGGGTGTCTCCGCGGCCGTCAAAAGTGACGGCTATGGCCGCAACAACTA TTGCTGGTTGAACCCTGAAGGTGGCTTCCTCTGGAGTTTCGTGGGACCTGTGACCCTCATCGTTCTG TGCAATGCTGTGATCTTCGTGACTACTGTCTGGAAGCTCACACAGAAGTTTTCTGAGATCAACCCAGACCTGAAGAAACTAAAGAAGGCCCG GGTGCTGACCATCACGGCTATGGCTCAGCTCTTTGTGCTGGGCTGCACCTGGGGCTTTGGCTTCTTCCTCTTCAACCCGCAGAGCTGGCTGTTGAGCTACACCTTCACCATCCTCAACTGCCTGCAAGGCTTCTTCCTCTTCGTGCTCCACTGCCTGCTCAACAAGAAG GTAAGGGAGGAGTATAGAAGGTGGGCCGGCAGGGTCACAGGGAACAAGTACTCGGAGTTCACCACATCCATGACTGGCACCAGCCACAATCAGACCCAG GCCCACAAGCCCTCCGAGTCCGGTATGTGA
- the ADGRE5 gene encoding adhesion G protein-coupled receptor E5 isoform X4 produces MEPYWVQALCQGLQRCKWTGVLPRELTVWRGCGQTVSELPRQFRGGSWASLCPPPPPPLHKVPASQPRDTTQLPSLGRLDSPAYALPPQPAVQTMGGPRRCSFLLLLQVLGIFLILLEAGSQKTSDCARWCPPNSTCVNATACRCSPGFSSSSGVIFTSLLESCDDINECRSLSAVSCGKFADCQNTEGSYYCTCIPGYELPSGARMFKNESENRCQDVDECQQKPRICKSRGICTNTQGSYTCECPPGLQLNPGDPNLCTDVNECTSGQNPCHSSTHCLNNIGGYKCRCRPGWKPIPGSPDGPNNTVCEDVDECSSEQPMCHESTICINTVGSYKCRCRRGWELKPGFQNKQPNTTCEEMSFPNWTPPPGKKTQSMSHFFERVQRLRRDFKPALAPDTMKDLIQLMDTMLETPRDLETLSLTERHCMATDYLLGLETVLRMLAKAMPGASFTYVSPSDTELSLMIQEHGDGDGNITIGQSHARMLLNWDVATGAKDSGPTVMGILSSWNMRNLLANASLKLETEKKVELSKIHQSTVHGAQAEIVSAVSLVFLSNTNTEKLDSPVTFSHRVNPQETPGPRQELICAFWKSDNRSGHWATTGCRTLGTRNGSTTCQCNHLSSFAILMAHYDIEDPKLALITKVGLAVSLVCLLLCILTFLLVRPIQGSRTTVHLHLCICLFVGSAIFLAGIENKEGSIQKVGLRCRLVAGLLHYFFLAAFCWMSLEGVELYFLVVRVFQGQGLSKWQLCLIGYGVPLLIVGVSAAVKSDGYGRNNYCWLNPEGGFLWSFVGPVTLIVLCNAVIFVTTVWKLTQKFSEINPDLKKLKKARVLTITAMAQLFVLGCTWGFGFFLFNPQSWLLSYTFTILNCLQGFFLFVLHCLLNKKVREEYRRWAGRVTGNKYSEFTTSMTGTSHNQTQAHKPSESGM; encoded by the exons ATGGAGCCTTACTGGGTgcaggctctgtgccagggacTGCAGAGATGCAAATGGACCGGAGTCCTGCCCCGGGAACTGACAGTCTGGCGGGGGTGTGGGCAGACAGTAAGCGAG CTGCCCCGCCAGTTCCGGGGAGGGTCCTGGGCCAGCCTctgtcctccacccccacccccccttcataaagtcccagccagccagcctcgGGACACCACGCAGCTGCCCAGCCTGGGGAGACTGGACAGCCCTGCCTATGCTCTGCCTCCCCAGCCGGCAGTTCAGACCATGGGAGGCCCCCGCCGCTgcagcttccttctcctccttcaag tGCTGGGTATCTTCCTGATTCTGTTGGAAGCTGGGTCCCAGAAAACCAGTG ACTGTGCTCGCTGGTGCCCTCCGAATTCCACGTGTGTCAATGCCACCGCCTGCCGTTGTTCCCCGGGATTCAGTTCTTCTTCCGGGGTGATCTTCACCAGCCTCTTGGAGAGCTGTGATG ACATTAATGAGTGCAGATCACTCTCGGCAGTGTCCTGTGGAAAATTTGCAGATTGCCAGAACACAGAGGGGAGCTACTACTGCACATGCATTCCAGGATATGAGCTTCCTTCTGGGGCAAGAATGTTCAAAAATGAGAGTGAGAACAGGTGTCAAG ATGTGGACGAATGTCAGCAGAAACCCCGAATCTGTAAAAGCCGGGGCATCTGCACCAACACCCAGGGCAGCTACACCTGCGAGTGCCCGCCCGGCTTGCAGCTCAACCCGGGTGACCCAAATCTGTGCACAG ATGTGAATGAATGCACGTCGGGGCAGAACCCATGCCACAGCTCCACCCACTGCCTCAACAACATTGGGGGCTACAAGTGCCGCTGCCGCCCTGGCTGGAAGCCCATTCCTGGGTCCCCTGATGGCCCAAACAACACCGTCTGTGAAG ATGTGGATGAGTGCAGCTCCGAGCAGCCTATGTGCCATGAGTCCACCATCTGCATCAACACCGTGGGCTCGTACAAGTGCCGCTGCCGCCGGGGCTGGGAGCTCAAACCCGGATTCCAGAATAAGCAGCCCAACACCACCTGTGAAG AGATGTCCTTCCCCAACTGGACCCCACCCCCCGGAAAAAAGACCCAG agcatgTCCCACTTCTTTGAAAGAGTCCAACGTCTGCGCAGAGACTTCAAGCCAGCCTTGGCTCCGGACACCATGAAG GATCTCATCCAGTTAATGGATACGATGCTGGAGACTCCCAGGGATCTGGAGACCCTGTCCCTGACTGAGAGGCACTGCATGGCCACCGACTACCTCTTGGGCCTTGAAACAGTCCTGAGAATGCTGGCCAAGGCCATGCCGGGAGCCTCCTTCACCTATGTTTCCCCTTCAGACACAG AGCTATCCCTGATGATCCAGGAgcatggggatggggatggaaaCATCACCATTGGTCAGAGCCATGCACGGATGCTGCTAAACTGGGATGTGGCGACTGGAGCCAAGGATTCGG GCCCCACCGTGATGGGCATCCTCTCCAGCTGGAACATGCGGAACTTGCTGGCCAACGCCTCCCTGAAGCTGGAGACTGAGAAGAAAGTTGAGCTGAGCAAGATCCACCAAAGTACAGTCCACGGTGCCCAGGCTGAGATCGTGTCGGCAGTCAGCTTGGTCTTTCTGAGCAACACGAACACAGAGAAACTTGACTCCCCTGTCACCTTCTCCCACAGAGTGAATCCTCAG GAGACACCTGGGCCACGGCAGGAGCTGATCTGTGCATTCTGGAAGAGTGACAACAGGAGCGGGCACTGGGCCACCACAGGCTGCCGAACTCTGGGCACCAGGAATGGCAGCACCACCTGCCAGTGCAACCACCTGAGCAGCTTTGCCATCCTCATGGCCCACTATGACATAGAG GACCCGAAGTTGGCCTTGATCACCAAGGTGGGGCTGGCGGTGTCGCTAGTCTGCCTGCTGTTGTGCATTCTCACCTTCCTGCTGGTGCGGCCCATCCAGGGCTCACGCACCACCGTGCACCTGCACCTCTGCATCTGCCTTTTTGTGGGCTCCGCCATCTTCCTGGCCGGCATCGAGAACAAGGAAGGAAGCATCCAAAAG GTGGGGCTGCGCTGCCGCCTGGTGGCGGGACTGCTGCATTACTTCTTCCTGGCCGCTTTCTGCTGGATGAGCCTCGAGGGAGTAGAGCTCTACTTCCTGGTGGTGCGGGTGTTCCAGGGACAGGGCCTGAGCAAGTGGCAGCTCTGCCTGATCGGCTACGGGGTGCCCCTGCTCATCGTGGGTGTCTCCGCGGCCGTCAAAAGTGACGGCTATGGCCGCAACAACTA TTGCTGGTTGAACCCTGAAGGTGGCTTCCTCTGGAGTTTCGTGGGACCTGTGACCCTCATCGTTCTG TGCAATGCTGTGATCTTCGTGACTACTGTCTGGAAGCTCACACAGAAGTTTTCTGAGATCAACCCAGACCTGAAGAAACTAAAGAAGGCCCG GGTGCTGACCATCACGGCTATGGCTCAGCTCTTTGTGCTGGGCTGCACCTGGGGCTTTGGCTTCTTCCTCTTCAACCCGCAGAGCTGGCTGTTGAGCTACACCTTCACCATCCTCAACTGCCTGCAAGGCTTCTTCCTCTTCGTGCTCCACTGCCTGCTCAACAAGAAG GTAAGGGAGGAGTATAGAAGGTGGGCCGGCAGGGTCACAGGGAACAAGTACTCGGAGTTCACCACATCCATGACTGGCACCAGCCACAATCAGACCCAG GCCCACAAGCCCTCCGAGTCCGGTATGTGA